The sequence CGCTTTGGTGCAGTTGCCCAACATCGCGGAGTTTTACATTGTCCTCTTCGCCCTGCTCAAGGCCGGGATCGCGCCCCTCAACGCGCTCTACAGCCATCGAAAACTCGAGCTCAAGAGCTACGCCAAGCAAATCGAACCAAGGCTGCTGATTGCCTCCCGCGAGCATGAAGTCTTCCGTAGCGACAGCTATATCGCCGACTTCAAGGAGGTGGGCTCAAGCCCTGAAATCACCTTGCTGCTGGGCGAGCAACGTCACGAAAACAACCTCGCTGACTGGATCAAAACTCCGAGCGAGAGCCGCGCGAACTTCTCCCCCACCGAAGCAGGCGAAGTGGCGTTGTTCCAACTGTCTGGCGGCAGCACGGGCACACCCAAACTCATCCCGCGCACCCATAACGACTATCACTACAACGCCCGGGCAAGTGCCGAAATATGCGAGCTCACATCACGGACACGCTTCCTGTGCGCCCTGCCTGCCGCCCATAACTTCTTGCTCAGTTCCCCCGGTGGCCTCGGCGTCCTGTATGCAGGCGGCTGCATCGTCATGGCCCCCAGCCCTGAGCCCTTGACCTGTTTTTCGATCATCCAGCGCCAAGAGATCAATACCGTAGCCCTGGTGCCAAGTGCAGTCGCCTTGTGGTTGCAGGCAGCGCCGGAGCATAAAGAGCAACTGCAATCGCTGGAATTCCTCCAGGTCGGTGGCGCCTGTTTCGCCGACTCGCTGGCGCGCCAGGTTCCCGGTGTACTCGGCTGCAAACTGCAGCAGGTATTCGGGATGGCCGAAGGCCTGATCAACTACACCCGGGTGAACGACTCCGACGAGCAGATTTTTACCACCCAGGGCCGTCCGATCAGCCCCGACGACGAAATCAAAATTGTCGACGAGCAAGGTCTCCCCGTCCCGGACGGCGAGCCTGGCATGCTCGCCACGCGCGGCCCCTACACCTTTTGCGGGTACTACCGAAGCCCCGAGCAGAATGCCCAGGCGTTCGATGATGAGGGTTACTACTATTCCGGCGATCTCGTCCAACGCATGCCAACCGGCGATTTGCGTGTGGTCGGCAGGGTCAAGGACCAGATCAACCGTGGCGGTGAAAAAGTCGCCTCGGAGGAAATCGAAAACCTCATCGTCCTCCACCCGGACGTGACCCACGCAGGCCTGGTGGCCATGCCCGACGACAGGCTGGGAGAAAAGAGCTGCGCCTTCGTCGTCTCGCGCAACCCCAACCTGAAACCGCCCGCGCTGAGACGCCACCTGATGGAACTCGGTATCGCCGAATACAAACTGCCCGATCGCATCCGGCTCATCGAGACCATGCCGCTGACGGCCGTGGGCAAGATCGACAAGAAACATCTGCGCCAGCTCCTGGCGGCGGAAACCACCCGCGCCTGGTTGCAAACTCGCGTGCTGCAACTCGTCGAGGACTGCGAAGACCTGGATCCGGAGGAAAACCTGATTTTCTACGGTCTCGACTCCTTGCAAGTGATGAAGCTCGCAGCCGAACTCAAGGAGCGCGGTATCGCCGTCAGCTTCGAAGAACTGGCGGATTCGCCCACGCTCGCCAGTTGGTGGTCGCTGGTAGACACGAGGCAAAAAGCCGCCTGACTGGGCGGCTCCGCCAAGTCGATTTAAAAGGAGTTAGAAATGACTTTATCCACTGCCGACCAAAGCAGGCTTGAGAGCTTCTGGCAGCACTGCGTGACGAATCAGTACTTCAACATTGGATACCCCGAATCAGCAGACTTTGATTACTCCCAGCTGCATCGCTTCTTGCAGTTTTCGATCAACAACTGCGGGGACTGGAACGAGTACAGCAACTACCTGTTGAACTCGTTCGACTTTGAAAAAGACGTCATGACGTACTTCGCCGAGCTGTTCAGCATTGCGCTCGAAGACAGCTGGGGCTACGTCACCAATGGGGGCACGGAGGGCAACATGTTTGGTTGCTACCTGGGTCGTGAACTGTTCCCGGATGGCACGCTGTATTACTCGAAAGACACCCATTACTCCGTGGCGAAAATCGTCAAATTGCTGCGGATCAAATGCCGTGCGGTTGAGTCATTGCCCAATGGCGAAATCGACTACGACGACCTGATGGCGAAAATAACCGCCGACCAGGAACCTCACCCCATCATCTTCGCCAACATCGGCACCACGATGTGTGGGGCCGTTGATAACATCGCGACCATCCAACAGCGCCTGCATCAGGCAGGCATTGCCCGTCACGACTATTACCTGCACGCCGACGCGGCGCTGAGCGGGATGATTCTGCCCTTCGTCGATCACCCGCAGCCCTTCTCGTTTGCCGACGGCATCGACTCGATCTGTGTCTCCGGCCACAAGATGATCGGCTCGCCTATTCCTTGCGGAATCGTCGTGGCCAAACGCAAGAACGTCGCGCGCATCTCGGTGGAAGTGGACTATATCCGGGCCCATGACAAGACCATCAGCGGCTCCCGCAACGGTCACACCCCACTGATGATGTGGGCAGCACTGCGCAGCCACTCGTTGGCTGATTGGCGCCATCGGATCAAGCACAGCCTGGACACGGCGCAGTACGCCGTCGACCGATTCCAGGCCTCAGGCATTGATGCCTGGCGCAACGAAAACTCCATCACTGTGGTGTTCCCGTGCCCGTCAGAGCGGATCGCGACGAAATACTGCCTGGCGACCTCCGGCCATACCGCACACCTGATCACCACGCCTCATCATCACGACAACAGCATGATCGACGCCTTGATCGACGAAGTGGCTGCCGAAGCTCAGCTGGAGGCCTGGCGATCCAAGCGAGCACCCGCCAGACAAGCGGTCGGCGAGCGACTGCCGACAGCGTCATTCAACTTGCGTACTCACTATTGAAAGAGACACACCTATGCCGCCACTGAAAGCGCCTGAAGCCTGCGAGAACCTCAACGACATTCGGGCGGGCATCGACTTTTTCGATCGTCAGATCCTCGAATCACTGCAAAAACGCCTGCGTTACGTGAAGGCTGCGGCGCAGTTCAAAGCCAACGAACAAGAGATTCCGGCACCCGAACGGGTCGCGGCCATGCTTGAGGAGCGCCGTGAATGGGCGGTAGAGGCCGGGTTTGACGTAGCCTTCGTCGAGAAACTCTACGAGCAGATCATTCACTGGAATATTCAGCAGCAGATTCTGCATTGGCGGGCCACCCATTCGGAGCAGCCCCAGGCGTAAATTCTCAGTTCGACTGACCCGATAAGGGCAACAGAAAGCCTGCATTGATGCAGGCTTTTTTATTGCCGGGCTCCACGACCTGGGAACGGGACCGGTCAGCGGCTACCATTGAAAGCGCAAGACTTCCAGCCGAAAAGCCGGATAATGGCGGCCAAATCGTTTAGCTCGTTATTCTGGTAATCGCGCATGGAAATCAAGGTCAACTTTCTCGACAATCTTCGACTTGAAGCCAAGTTCGATGACTTCACGGTGGTGGCCGATCAGCCTATCCGCTACAAGGGCGATGGCTCGGCACCGGGCCCGTTCGATTACTTTCTGGCTTCATCGGCCCTGTGCGCGGCTTACTTTGTGAAGTTGTACTGCGACACTCGCAATATCCCCACCGAAAACATCCGGCTGTCGCAGAACAACATTGTTGATCCGGAAAACCGCTACAACCAGATTTTCAAGATTCAAGTCGAATTGCCGGCCGATATTTCCGCCAAGGACCGCCAGGGCATTTTGCGCTCCATCGATCGTTGCACCGTGAAAAAGGTCGTGCAAACCGGCCCCGAGTTTGTGATCGAAGAAGTGGAAAACCTGGATGCCGATGCCCAGGCGTTGCTGATGCCGAATCTTGCGTCGGACGCGGGCACCTACATTGCGGGCAAGGACCTGCCGCTGGAGCAAACCATCGCCAACATGTCGGCCATTTTGGCGGGCTTGGGCATGAAGATTGAAATCGCTTCGTGGCGCAATATCGTGCCCAACGTGTGGTCGCTGCACATCCGCGATGCGCACTCGCCCATGTGCTTTACCAATGGCAAGGGCGCGACCAAGGAAGGCGCACTGGCGTCGGCGTTGGGCGAGTTTATCGAGCGCCTGAACTGTAATTTCTTCTACAACGATCAGTTCTGGGGCGAAGAGATCGCCAACGCGGCGTTTGTGCATTACCCGAACGAACGCTGGTTCCAGCCAGGCCCTAAAGATGAGCTGCCGCCGGAAATTCTCGACGAATACTGCCTGCATATTTACAACCGCGATGGCGAGCTGCGTGGCTCCCATCTGTACGACACTAACTCCGGCAATATCGAGCGCGGTATCTGTTCGCTGCCGTATGTGCGCCAGTCGGATGGCAAGGAAGTGTATTTCCCTTCCAACCTGATCGAAAACCTGTTCCTCAGTAATGGCATGAGTGCTGGCAACACCCTGGCCGAAGCCCAGGTGCAATGCCTGTCGGAAATCTTCGAGCGCGCGGTAAAACGTGAAATCCTCGAAGGTGAAATGGCCCTGCCGGATGTGCCGCAAGAAGTGCTGGCGAAATACCCCGGCATCCTGGCGGGCATTCAGGGCCTGGAAGAACAGGGTTTCCCGGTATTGGTGAAGGATGCGTCCCTGGGCGGCGAGTTCCCGGTGATGTGCGTCACCTTGATGAACCCACGCACCGGCGGCGTGTTTGCCTCGTTCGGGGCGCACCCCAGCCTCGAAGTCGCCGTGGAGCGCAGTCTGACGGAACTGCTCCAGGGCCGCAGTTTTGAAGGCCTGAACGACTTGCCGCAGCCGACCTTTGAAGGCCACGCGGTGACGGAGCCGAATAACTTTGTCGAACACTTCATCGACTCCAGCGGTGTGGTGTCGTGGCGCTTCTTCAGTGCCAAATCCGATTACGAGTTTGTCGAGTGGGACTTCTCAGGCCAAGGTGAAAACTCCAACGCCGAGGAAGCCGCGACCTTGTTCGGCATTCTCGAAAACATGGGCAAAGAAGCGTACATGGCAGTGTATGAACACCTAGGTGCACCCGCCTGCCGCATCCTGGTGCCGGACTACTCGGAAATCTATCCGCTGGACGATCTGATCTGGGATAACACCAACAAAGCGCTGTTTTTCCGTGAAGACATCTTGAACCTGCACAGCCTGAGCAACGCCGAGCTGAAAGCACTGGTCAAGCGCCTGGAAGACAGCGAGCTGGACGACTACACCGATATCACCACCTTGATCGGCATCGAATTCGACGACAACACCGCCTGGGGTCAATTGACGATCCTGGAGCTGAAGCTGCTGATCTACCTCGCCTTGAAGAACGTCGAAGAGGCGAAAGAACGGGTGGAAATGTTCCTGCAGTACAACGACAACACGGTGGAGCGCGGGTTGTTCTACCAGGCTGTGAACGTGGTGCTGGAAATGCAGCTGGACGAAGACCTGGAACTGGCCGACTACGAGGTCAACTTCCGCCGGATGTTCGGCAACGAGCGGATGGACGCCGCGATAGGTTCAGTGGACGGCAACGTGCGTTTCTTCGGGTTGACGCCGACGAGCATGAAGCTTGAAGGGCTCGACCGGCACCAGCGCCTGATTGATAGCTACAAAAAGCTGCACAGGATGCGGGCTGGTGTGGCGGGTTAATTCACGATCAGTTAAGAGTGAGCACTGACCCTGTGGCGAGGGGGCTTGCCCCCGTTGGGTTGCGAAGCAGCCCTAAAACCGGTCATCTAGGTCTATCTGAAAAAACTCAGTGATCTTATTGGGGCTGCTCCGCAGCCCAACGGGGCGATACGGCGGTCCGGCAAGCCCCCTCGCCACAGGTC is a genomic window of Pseudomonas sp. ADAK18 containing:
- a CDS encoding histidine decarboxylase, with protein sequence MTLSTADQSRLESFWQHCVTNQYFNIGYPESADFDYSQLHRFLQFSINNCGDWNEYSNYLLNSFDFEKDVMTYFAELFSIALEDSWGYVTNGGTEGNMFGCYLGRELFPDGTLYYSKDTHYSVAKIVKLLRIKCRAVESLPNGEIDYDDLMAKITADQEPHPIIFANIGTTMCGAVDNIATIQQRLHQAGIARHDYYLHADAALSGMILPFVDHPQPFSFADGIDSICVSGHKMIGSPIPCGIVVAKRKNVARISVEVDYIRAHDKTISGSRNGHTPLMMWAALRSHSLADWRHRIKHSLDTAQYAVDRFQASGIDAWRNENSITVVFPCPSERIATKYCLATSGHTAHLITTPHHHDNSMIDALIDEVAAEAQLEAWRSKRAPARQAVGERLPTASFNLRTHY
- a CDS encoding (2,3-dihydroxybenzoyl)adenylate synthase, producing MTIEFNHWPLDRAQRYRDKGYWIDKPLTQILQLRSQSQPHAPAIICGERCFSYAELDQLSSNLASRLSASGLGKGDTALVQLPNIAEFYIVLFALLKAGIAPLNALYSHRKLELKSYAKQIEPRLLIASREHEVFRSDSYIADFKEVGSSPEITLLLGEQRHENNLADWIKTPSESRANFSPTEAGEVALFQLSGGSTGTPKLIPRTHNDYHYNARASAEICELTSRTRFLCALPAAHNFLLSSPGGLGVLYAGGCIVMAPSPEPLTCFSIIQRQEINTVALVPSAVALWLQAAPEHKEQLQSLEFLQVGGACFADSLARQVPGVLGCKLQQVFGMAEGLINYTRVNDSDEQIFTTQGRPISPDDEIKIVDEQGLPVPDGEPGMLATRGPYTFCGYYRSPEQNAQAFDDEGYYYSGDLVQRMPTGDLRVVGRVKDQINRGGEKVASEEIENLIVLHPDVTHAGLVAMPDDRLGEKSCAFVVSRNPNLKPPALRRHLMELGIAEYKLPDRIRLIETMPLTAVGKIDKKHLRQLLAAETTRAWLQTRVLQLVEDCEDLDPEENLIFYGLDSLQVMKLAAELKERGIAVSFEELADSPTLASWWSLVDTRQKAA
- a CDS encoding OsmC domain/YcaO domain-containing protein, which encodes MEIKVNFLDNLRLEAKFDDFTVVADQPIRYKGDGSAPGPFDYFLASSALCAAYFVKLYCDTRNIPTENIRLSQNNIVDPENRYNQIFKIQVELPADISAKDRQGILRSIDRCTVKKVVQTGPEFVIEEVENLDADAQALLMPNLASDAGTYIAGKDLPLEQTIANMSAILAGLGMKIEIASWRNIVPNVWSLHIRDAHSPMCFTNGKGATKEGALASALGEFIERLNCNFFYNDQFWGEEIANAAFVHYPNERWFQPGPKDELPPEILDEYCLHIYNRDGELRGSHLYDTNSGNIERGICSLPYVRQSDGKEVYFPSNLIENLFLSNGMSAGNTLAEAQVQCLSEIFERAVKREILEGEMALPDVPQEVLAKYPGILAGIQGLEEQGFPVLVKDASLGGEFPVMCVTLMNPRTGGVFASFGAHPSLEVAVERSLTELLQGRSFEGLNDLPQPTFEGHAVTEPNNFVEHFIDSSGVVSWRFFSAKSDYEFVEWDFSGQGENSNAEEAATLFGILENMGKEAYMAVYEHLGAPACRILVPDYSEIYPLDDLIWDNTNKALFFREDILNLHSLSNAELKALVKRLEDSELDDYTDITTLIGIEFDDNTAWGQLTILELKLLIYLALKNVEEAKERVEMFLQYNDNTVERGLFYQAVNVVLEMQLDEDLELADYEVNFRRMFGNERMDAAIGSVDGNVRFFGLTPTSMKLEGLDRHQRLIDSYKKLHRMRAGVAG
- a CDS encoding isochorismate lyase, translated to MPPLKAPEACENLNDIRAGIDFFDRQILESLQKRLRYVKAAAQFKANEQEIPAPERVAAMLEERREWAVEAGFDVAFVEKLYEQIIHWNIQQQILHWRATHSEQPQA